The Pan paniscus chromosome 1, NHGRI_mPanPan1-v2.0_pri, whole genome shotgun sequence genome has a segment encoding these proteins:
- the LOC117978719 gene encoding PRAME family member 15-like yields MKMSIRTPPRLLELAGRSLLRDQALAVSTLEELPMELFPPLFMEAFSRRRCEALKLMVQAWPFRRLPLRPLIKMPCLEAFQAVLDGLDALLTQGVRPRRWKLQVLDLQDVCENFWMVWSEAMAHGCFLNAKKNKKTVQDCPRMRGRQPLTVFIELWLKNRTLDEYLTYLLLWVKQRKDLLHLCCRKLKILGMPFHNIRSILKMVNLDCIQEVEVNCKWILPILTQFTPYLGHMRNLQKLVLSHMDVSRYVSPEQKKEIVTQFTTQFLKLRCLQKLYMNSVSFLEGHLDQLLSCLKTSLKILAITNCALLESDLKHLSQCPSISQLKTLDLNGIRLTNYSLVPLQILLEKVAATLEYLDLDDCGIVDSQVNTILPALSHCFELNTFSFCGNPICMATLENLLSHTIILKNLCLELYPAPRESYDADGTLCWSRFAQLRADLMKRVRDLRHPKRILFCTDYCPDCGNRSFYDLEADQCCC; encoded by the exons ATGAAGATGAGCATCCGGACTCCACCCAGACTCCTGGAGCTTGCGGGGCGGAGCCTGCTGAGGGATCAAGCCTTGGCCGTCTCCACCCTGGAGGAGCTGCCCATGGAACTTTTCCCCCCACTGTTCATGGAGGCCTTCAGCAGGAGACGCTGTGAGGCCCTGAAGctgatggtgcaggcctggcccTTCCGCCGCCTCCCTCTGAGGCCTCTGATAAAGATGCCTTGTCTGGAGGCCTTCCAAGCTGTGCTGGATGGGCTTGATGCACTGCTTACCCAAGGGGTTCGTCCCAG GAGATGGAAACttcaagtgctggatttacaggatGTCTGTGAGAACTTCTGGATGGTTTGGTCTGAAGCTATGGCCCATGGGTGCTTCCTCAATGCcaagaagaacaaaaaaacagtgcAGGACTGTCCAAGGATGAGAGGACGGCAGCCCTTGACTGTGTTCATAGAACTTTGGCTCAAGAACAGGACTCTGGATGAATACCTCACCTACCTCCTTCTATGGgtcaagcagaggaaagatttACTACACCTGTGCTGTAGGAAGCTGAAAATTTTGGGAATGCCCTTCCACAATATCAGAAGCATCCTGAAAATGGTGAACCTAGACTgtatccaggaggtggaagtgaaTTGCAAGTGGATACTGCCCATCCTGACACAGTTTACCCCATACCTGGGCCACATGAGGAATCTTCAGAAGCTCGTTCTCTCCCACATGGATGTCTCTCGCTACGTTTCCCCAGAGCAGAAGAAGGAGATTGTTACCCAGTTCACCACTCAGTTCCTCAAGCTGCGCTGCCTCCAAAAGCTTTATATGAACTCTGTTTCTTTCCTCGAAGGCCACCTGGACCAGCTGCTCAG CTGTCTGAAGACCTCGTTAAAGATCCTCGCAATAACTAACTGTGCGCTTTTGGAATCAGACTTGAAGCATCTATCCCAGTGCCCGAGCATCAGTCAACTAAAGACCCTGGACCTGAATGGCATCAGACTGACCAATTACAGTCTTGTGCCTCTCCAAATTCTCCTAGAAAAAGTTGCAGCCACCCTTGAGTACCTGGATTTAGATGACTGTGGCATCGTAGACTCCCAAGTCAACACCATCCTGCCTGCCTTGAGCCACTGCTTTGAGCTCAACACCTTCAGCTTCTGTGGAAATCCCATCTGCATGGCAACCCTGGAGAACCTGCTGAGCCACACAATCATACTCAAAAACTTATGCCTGGAGCTGTATCCTGCCCCGCGGGAGAGTTATGATGCTGATGGTACTCTCTGCTGGAGCAGATTTGCCCAACTTAGGGCTGACCTGATGAAGAGAGTGAGGGACTTAAGGCACCCCAAGAGGATCTTGTTCTGTACTGACTACTGCCCTGACTGTGGCAACAGGTCATTTTATGACCTGGAGGCAGATCAATGCTGCTGTTGA